The following are encoded together in the Adhaeribacter arboris genome:
- a CDS encoding S8 family peptidase → MTLKYLALSGLVAISTISNTVQADTGHRELRKKYQKTLIADSVALKAPHNWFNLDFTDNKVLGVSTEKAYERLQNRTSRTVVVAIVDSGVDIKHEDLQGIIWVNPKEVAENGVDDDKNGYVDDINGWSFLGGKNGQNVKDDTYELTRQYARLRKEFENKKKIKRKQKEEYAQYQKIKADYEKEVKDAQAQAADFQKFYDTFKQAESIVQKHLGKTDFTPSQVEAINSSDMRVMKAKALLQYAYENNLEEEIKNAAEHFDYVLKIGLNPDFDPRSIVGDKYDDINDKYYGNNDVIGPDADHGTHVAGIVAANRRNNLGIKGVADNVKIMVVRAVPNGDERDKDVANAIYYAVNNGAQVINMSFGKSYTSNKEAVDAAMKYAESKGVLLVHGAGNDGENLDQAANFPSRTLKNGQTLQNWLEIGATAWENNEKFVANFSNYGKQSVDVFAPGVDIYSLGPNQIYQEHSGTSMASPVTAGVAALLFSYFPELTAVQVRDIILKSSVKYPDLQVVKPGLYQKKEPGLVPFGSLSITGGIVNADEAVKMAEQLSAQK, encoded by the coding sequence ATGACTTTAAAATATTTAGCTTTATCTGGGTTAGTAGCCATTTCTACTATATCTAATACTGTACAAGCCGATACCGGCCACCGCGAGCTCCGCAAAAAATATCAAAAAACCTTAATTGCTGATTCGGTTGCTTTAAAAGCGCCGCATAATTGGTTTAACCTAGATTTTACTGATAATAAAGTGTTAGGCGTGAGTACCGAAAAAGCCTACGAACGTTTACAAAATCGCACTTCCCGCACGGTAGTAGTTGCCATTGTTGACTCCGGAGTGGACATTAAACACGAAGATTTACAAGGTATTATTTGGGTGAATCCCAAAGAAGTAGCCGAAAATGGGGTAGACGACGATAAAAACGGGTATGTGGACGATATTAATGGCTGGAGCTTTTTAGGAGGCAAAAATGGCCAGAATGTAAAAGACGATACCTACGAGCTTACCCGGCAATATGCCCGCTTGCGCAAGGAGTTTGAAAATAAGAAAAAGATTAAGCGTAAACAGAAAGAAGAGTACGCTCAATACCAAAAAATTAAAGCCGATTACGAAAAAGAAGTAAAAGATGCTCAGGCTCAGGCGGCCGATTTTCAAAAATTTTACGATACATTTAAACAAGCTGAATCCATTGTACAAAAGCACTTAGGCAAAACTGATTTTACTCCCAGCCAGGTAGAAGCCATAAACTCTTCGGATATGCGGGTAATGAAAGCAAAAGCTTTGCTGCAATACGCGTATGAAAATAATTTGGAAGAAGAAATTAAAAATGCGGCGGAGCATTTCGATTACGTTTTGAAAATTGGTTTGAATCCCGATTTTGATCCTCGCTCAATTGTGGGTGATAAATACGACGATATAAACGATAAATATTACGGCAACAACGACGTAATTGGTCCCGATGCCGACCATGGTACGCACGTAGCCGGTATCGTAGCTGCTAACCGTCGCAACAATCTGGGGATTAAAGGAGTGGCCGATAATGTAAAAATTATGGTAGTCCGCGCCGTTCCTAACGGCGACGAAAGAGACAAAGATGTGGCCAACGCTATTTATTACGCCGTAAACAACGGGGCCCAGGTAATTAACATGAGTTTTGGTAAATCTTACACTTCCAATAAAGAAGCCGTAGATGCCGCTATGAAATACGCCGAGAGCAAAGGAGTATTGCTGGTACATGGCGCGGGTAACGACGGGGAAAATCTGGATCAGGCGGCTAACTTTCCTTCTCGCACCCTGAAAAATGGTCAAACTTTACAAAATTGGCTGGAAATAGGGGCGACGGCTTGGGAAAACAATGAAAAGTTTGTAGCTAATTTCTCGAATTACGGCAAGCAATCGGTGGATGTATTTGCTCCGGGGGTAGATATTTATTCTTTAGGACCTAACCAAATCTACCAGGAACATAGTGGTACCAGTATGGCTTCGCCGGTTACGGCGGGAGTAGCGGCCTTATTATTTTCTTATTTTCCGGAATTAACGGCCGTACAAGTGCGGGATATTATTTTAAAATCTTCGGTGAAATACCCTGATTTACAAGTGGTTAAACCCGGCTTATACCAAAAAAAGGAACCTGGTCTGGTTCCTTTTGGGTCTTTGTCCATTACGGGTGGTATTGTAAATGCTGATGAAGCTGTGAAAATGGCAGAACAACTTTCCGCACAGAAATAA
- a CDS encoding VOC family protein: MAQQIGQIALVVEDYDEAIQFYTQKLNFVVIEDTVLSETKRWVIIAPKGSVGCRLLLAKATTDEQKSRIGNQTGGRVFLFLYTNDFWRDYESMQQVGISFVREPVQEPFGMVTVFKDLYGNLWDFIQPNE; the protein is encoded by the coding sequence ATGGCACAACAAATAGGACAAATAGCCTTAGTAGTAGAAGATTATGACGAAGCTATTCAATTTTACACCCAAAAATTAAATTTTGTTGTAATAGAAGATACTGTTTTATCCGAAACTAAACGTTGGGTAATTATTGCTCCAAAGGGTTCCGTTGGATGCCGATTGTTACTGGCCAAAGCAACCACCGACGAACAAAAAAGCCGCATTGGTAACCAGACAGGGGGCCGGGTATTTTTGTTCTTGTACACCAATGATTTTTGGCGGGATTACGAAAGCATGCAGCAAGTAGGCATCAGCTTCGTGCGGGAACCGGTGCAGGAACCCTTTGGAATGGTGACCGTATTTAAAGATTTATACGGGAATCTCTGGGATTTCATTCAGCCCAATGAATAA
- a CDS encoding Kelch repeat-containing protein: MKKNFNSFFTQKIRLGSVLFLALSFTCFAFSSSTLKTVHAALASTGSWVSVSPSSGSATARHEASFVQAGNKFYLLGGRGIKPVQVFDPQNKTWTSKVNTPIELHHFQAVALDGLIYVVGAFTGSYPREKPVSTIYIYNPATNKWITGATIPSARRRGSSGVVVYNKKIYLVAGIKDGHWAGHVNWVDEYNPATNTWRILANAPRARDHFQAGVINGKIYIAAGRRSSASTNQTFTLTVPQVDVYDFATNKWASLPSSSNIPTQRAGTASAVLGEELIIIGGESGSHSTAHKHTEALNVSTKTWRRLADLKQGRHGTQAIVNNNNIYIAAGCGNRGGTPELNTQEAFYFNSRTIPTGSAITQSKLAVPTSLSFGTVAVNASSSKTVTLTNTTGNQAVVISSVTKSGASAFTFSSPYALPFVLAPGKSVSINVKFSPKASGSQSGNLIIKHSGQVGSATIALSGAGKSTAAKINRENETESSFTTKEILVAYPNPITNQQFSVNLPEKVVGEMPFIIVNSSGSAVVKEKLHITVPTSTLPFNLTNHSLNSGMYYLKINENGKNYLIKILITNN, encoded by the coding sequence ATGAAAAAAAACTTTAACTCCTTCTTTACTCAGAAAATTAGATTGGGTAGTGTTTTATTTTTAGCGCTATCTTTTACTTGTTTTGCATTTAGCAGTAGTACTCTAAAGACCGTTCATGCTGCGCTTGCCTCCACTGGAAGTTGGGTGTCGGTTAGTCCTTCTTCCGGCTCGGCTACTGCCCGGCACGAAGCCAGTTTTGTACAAGCCGGCAATAAGTTTTATTTACTAGGAGGCAGAGGCATCAAGCCGGTTCAGGTATTTGATCCCCAGAATAAAACCTGGACAAGCAAAGTAAATACGCCCATCGAGTTGCATCATTTTCAAGCAGTAGCTTTAGACGGCTTAATTTACGTAGTAGGAGCTTTTACGGGATCTTACCCACGTGAAAAACCGGTAAGTACCATTTACATCTATAATCCGGCCACTAACAAATGGATTACGGGGGCTACCATTCCAAGCGCCAGGCGACGTGGTTCATCGGGAGTTGTCGTTTACAATAAAAAAATTTACCTCGTAGCGGGCATCAAAGATGGACATTGGGCCGGTCACGTCAATTGGGTGGATGAGTACAATCCGGCTACTAATACCTGGCGAATCTTAGCCAACGCTCCGCGGGCCCGCGATCATTTTCAGGCAGGAGTAATTAATGGCAAAATATACATAGCGGCCGGACGCCGGTCTTCAGCTAGTACCAATCAAACGTTTACCCTAACTGTTCCGCAAGTAGATGTATACGACTTTGCAACGAATAAATGGGCTTCTTTACCCAGCAGCAGTAATATACCCACGCAGCGAGCCGGAACTGCCAGTGCTGTTTTAGGCGAAGAGTTAATCATAATTGGCGGTGAAAGTGGTTCCCATTCTACCGCCCATAAACATACCGAAGCCTTAAATGTAAGCACCAAAACCTGGCGCCGATTAGCCGATTTGAAGCAAGGCCGACACGGAACACAGGCCATAGTGAATAATAATAACATTTACATAGCGGCGGGTTGTGGCAATCGGGGTGGAACTCCGGAGTTAAATACCCAGGAAGCATTTTATTTTAATTCTCGCACGATACCAACCGGATCAGCTATTACCCAAAGCAAATTAGCCGTTCCCACCAGCTTAAGCTTTGGCACCGTAGCCGTAAATGCATCCAGCAGCAAAACTGTTACTCTTACCAATACCACGGGTAACCAAGCCGTTGTTATTTCTTCCGTAACTAAATCAGGGGCCAGTGCTTTTACTTTTAGTTCGCCTTACGCCTTACCATTTGTACTTGCTCCGGGTAAAAGTGTTAGCATCAATGTAAAATTTAGCCCCAAAGCTTCCGGAAGTCAATCAGGTAATTTAATTATTAAGCATTCTGGTCAAGTTGGTAGTGCAACCATTGCTTTAAGCGGAGCCGGTAAAAGTACAGCCGCTAAAATTAATCGTGAAAATGAGACCGAAAGCAGTTTTACCACAAAGGAAATTTTAGTTGCTTATCCGAATCCTATCACCAATCAACAATTTAGCGTAAATCTTCCGGAAAAAGTAGTAGGAGAGATGCCTTTTATAATCGTAAATTCTTCAGGCTCGGCAGTAGTTAAAGAAAAACTACATATTACTGTTCCCACTTCCACGTTACCATTTAACTTAACTAACCATTCTTTAAATTCCGGGATGTATTACCTGAAAATAAATGAAAATGGGAAAAACTATTTAATAAAGATATTAATAACTAATAATTAA
- the ychF gene encoding redox-regulated ATPase YchF, which yields MGLRCGIVGLPNVGKSTLFNAISSAKAESANYPFCTIEPNVGVVTVPDERLQILEELVHPERVLPTIIEFVDIAGLVKGASKGEGLGNKFLANIREVDAIIHVVRCFDDPNIVHVAGGVDPIFDKEVIDTELQLKDLESIDKKIAKVERTAKAGDAKAKKEFASLQVFKAHLESGKNARSLAASDEDLEAVADLQLLTLKPVIYVANVDEASITSGNKFVETLKQHVKDENAEVVVISAAIEAQIAELTDPDEKEMFLAEYGLQESGLNKLIRASYNLLNLITYFTAGPKEVRAWTIQKGWRAPQAAGVIHSDFEKGFIRAEVIKLPDYQEYKTETKIKEAGKMGVEGKDYVVQDGDIMHFRFNV from the coding sequence ATGGGATTACGTTGCGGAATCGTCGGCTTGCCGAATGTCGGGAAATCAACTTTATTTAATGCCATTTCCAGTGCTAAAGCGGAGTCGGCAAATTACCCTTTTTGTACTATTGAGCCCAACGTGGGTGTGGTAACCGTGCCCGACGAGCGGTTGCAAATTCTGGAAGAATTAGTGCATCCGGAGCGGGTGCTTCCTACCATTATTGAATTCGTGGATATTGCCGGATTGGTAAAAGGAGCCAGCAAAGGCGAAGGTCTGGGCAATAAATTTTTAGCCAATATCCGGGAAGTAGACGCTATTATTCACGTAGTACGGTGCTTCGACGACCCCAATATTGTACACGTAGCGGGCGGAGTAGATCCAATATTTGACAAAGAAGTAATTGATACGGAGCTGCAATTAAAAGATCTGGAATCTATTGACAAAAAAATTGCGAAAGTGGAACGTACCGCTAAAGCCGGTGATGCCAAAGCGAAAAAAGAATTCGCTTCGCTGCAAGTTTTTAAAGCGCACTTGGAAAGTGGTAAAAATGCCCGGTCTTTAGCCGCCTCCGACGAAGACCTGGAAGCCGTAGCCGATCTGCAATTATTAACTTTAAAACCGGTTATCTACGTTGCCAACGTAGACGAAGCTTCTATTACGTCCGGGAACAAATTTGTGGAAACGCTAAAACAACACGTAAAAGACGAGAATGCCGAAGTAGTAGTTATTTCAGCGGCCATTGAAGCGCAAATTGCGGAGTTAACCGACCCGGATGAAAAAGAAATGTTTTTAGCCGAATATGGTTTACAAGAATCTGGCTTAAACAAGTTGATTCGCGCCTCTTATAATCTATTAAATTTGATTACCTATTTTACCGCTGGGCCAAAAGAAGTTCGCGCCTGGACTATCCAGAAAGGTTGGAGAGCGCCGCAAGCGGCCGGGGTTATTCACTCTGATTTTGAAAAAGGTTTTATCCGGGCAGAAGTAATTAAATTACCCGATTACCAAGAGTACAAAACCGAAACTAAAATTAAGGAAGCTGGTAAAATGGGGGTAGAAGGGAAAGACTACGTAGTGCAGGATGGCGATATCATGCACTTCCGATTTAACGTATAA
- a CDS encoding DUF3276 family protein: MEENNEKAEIYSQRIRAGKRTYFFDVKSTRSNDYYLTITESKRKFKDDTYSYEKHKIFLYKEDFAKFVEALQSTIDHVKTELLTEDILAELEKQATEPATLDDELKWE, translated from the coding sequence GTGGAAGAGAACAACGAAAAAGCTGAAATTTATTCACAACGAATAAGAGCAGGGAAAAGGACGTATTTCTTTGATGTGAAATCTACTCGTTCAAACGATTATTACCTTACCATCACAGAGAGCAAACGTAAATTCAAAGACGATACTTATTCGTACGAGAAGCACAAAATTTTCCTGTACAAAGAAGATTTCGCTAAATTTGTGGAAGCCTTGCAAAGTACCATCGACCACGTTAAAACAGAACTCCTCACCGAGGACATCCTGGCTGAACTGGAAAAACAGGCCACGGAACCAGCCACACTCGACGACGAGTTAAAGTGGGAATAG
- a CDS encoding DUF58 domain-containing protein, translating into MKNTPTIDLAAIRRFENLEFLAKQLVAGFITGLHQSPYHGFSVEFSEHRLYNSGESTRHMDWKVFARTDKLFVKRYEEETNLRCHLLVDVSPSMYYPVETYGKIAFSALSAAAIAVMLQKQRDAVGLVTFSDRINLQTPVKSTSTHLHTLLLNLQQVLQQPTPTKTTETATVIHQIAQQIPKRSLVIIFSDMLGRSDDSSALFAALQHLKHQNHEVLLFHVMDKRTEEQFEFAERPYTFVDVESGEEIKLQPSQVKAQYQAAINQFKQDLALKCGQYKIDFIPVDISEPFDKVLQSYLIKRAKVK; encoded by the coding sequence ATGAAAAATACGCCCACTATTGATTTGGCCGCTATCCGCCGGTTTGAGAATCTTGAATTTTTAGCTAAACAATTAGTAGCCGGATTTATTACCGGTTTGCACCAATCTCCTTACCACGGGTTTTCGGTGGAGTTTTCGGAACACCGGCTCTACAACAGCGGCGAAAGTACCCGCCACATGGACTGGAAAGTTTTTGCCCGGACCGATAAATTGTTTGTGAAGCGCTACGAAGAAGAAACCAATTTGCGTTGTCATTTACTAGTCGATGTTTCACCTTCGATGTATTATCCGGTGGAAACTTACGGTAAAATTGCCTTTAGTGCCTTAAGTGCGGCCGCCATTGCCGTAATGCTTCAAAAACAGCGCGATGCGGTAGGTTTGGTTACTTTTTCAGATAGAATTAATTTGCAAACGCCGGTAAAATCGACGAGTACGCACTTACATACTTTGTTGCTCAATCTACAGCAGGTATTGCAGCAACCTACGCCTACTAAAACCACCGAAACGGCCACGGTGATTCACCAAATTGCGCAGCAAATTCCGAAACGCTCTTTAGTAATTATTTTTAGCGATATGTTGGGCCGCTCCGATGATTCCTCGGCCCTATTCGCGGCATTACAGCATTTAAAGCACCAGAACCACGAAGTATTGCTGTTTCACGTAATGGACAAACGCACCGAAGAACAATTTGAGTTTGCCGAACGCCCCTATACTTTTGTGGACGTTGAATCCGGTGAAGAAATTAAGCTGCAGCCTTCGCAGGTAAAAGCGCAGTATCAAGCGGCCATTAACCAGTTTAAACAGGATTTAGCTTTAAAATGCGGCCAATACAAAATTGATTTTATTCCGGTAGATATTTCGGAACCCTTCGATAAAGTACTGCAATCTTACTTGATTAAACGGGCAAAAGTAAAGTAG
- a CDS encoding DNA-3-methyladenine glycosylase family protein — protein sequence MTLILDWQSVLMRDTILASIMEGRPVIQSSARTDIYLSLLSSIISQQLSTKVANIIKNRFLNLFPEQYPYPELLQALPDDTLRSVGLSYQKLNYIRNVAAFKETGQLEHAFVNALEDEALIAHLTQIKGVGRWTVEMILMFALDRPDVFPVLDLGIQNAMKKAYGLEATGKTLFAQMREIAENWRPYRSIACKYLWQSLDVSQ from the coding sequence ATGACTCTTATTTTAGATTGGCAATCTGTTTTAATGCGGGATACAATTCTGGCTAGTATTATGGAGGGCCGGCCTGTTATCCAATCATCGGCGCGTACGGATATTTATCTGAGTTTACTTAGTTCTATAATTAGTCAGCAACTTTCCACAAAAGTAGCCAACATTATTAAAAACCGTTTTTTAAATCTTTTTCCCGAACAATACCCGTATCCAGAATTGCTGCAAGCTTTACCCGATGACACTTTGCGCAGTGTGGGTTTATCTTACCAAAAATTAAATTACATCCGGAACGTAGCCGCTTTTAAAGAAACCGGACAACTGGAACATGCATTTGTGAATGCCTTAGAGGACGAAGCCTTAATTGCGCATCTTACCCAAATTAAAGGAGTAGGCCGCTGGACCGTAGAAATGATTTTAATGTTTGCTTTAGACCGGCCGGATGTATTTCCGGTTTTGGATTTAGGTATTCAAAATGCGATGAAAAAAGCCTACGGTTTAGAAGCTACCGGTAAAACTTTATTCGCCCAAATGCGCGAAATTGCGGAAAACTGGCGCCCCTACCGGAGTATTGCCTGTAAATACTTATGGCAGTCGCTGGATGTTAGTCAATAG
- a CDS encoding GNAT family N-acetyltransferase: MPLGPLFSEAELIIRLGEPVDAPVLAELGRRTFLETFYKVVPKQAMLTYLAAAFQKEKITSEIEQNAATYFLVFLAKTPVGYAKVRDDRPPEVLKNGNATELERIYVLQNYIGQGIGHQLYQFVENHCKNKEYAVIWLSVWQNNQLALSFYEKLGFKPRQNYTFYVSGIPYQNLILSKDLTLIA; encoded by the coding sequence ATGCCACTTGGCCCACTTTTCTCCGAAGCAGAATTAATTATTCGGTTAGGCGAACCGGTCGATGCACCTGTTTTAGCAGAATTGGGTAGGAGAACTTTCTTAGAAACTTTTTATAAAGTAGTACCCAAACAAGCCATGCTCACCTATTTGGCCGCTGCTTTTCAAAAAGAAAAAATAACCTCCGAAATAGAACAAAATGCCGCTACTTACTTTTTAGTTTTTTTAGCAAAAACTCCGGTGGGTTATGCTAAAGTCAGGGATGATCGCCCGCCGGAAGTTCTTAAAAATGGTAATGCTACTGAACTAGAGCGGATTTATGTTTTGCAAAATTACATTGGGCAAGGTATTGGCCACCAACTTTACCAATTCGTTGAAAACCATTGTAAAAACAAAGAGTATGCGGTAATCTGGTTATCTGTCTGGCAAAACAATCAACTAGCGCTTTCTTTTTACGAGAAGTTAGGTTTTAAGCCGCGCCAAAATTATACTTTTTACGTGTCAGGCATTCCGTATCAAAATCTGATTTTAAGTAAAGATTTGACCTTAATTGCTTAA
- a CDS encoding threonine aldolase family protein, with translation MLIPDLRSDTVTRPTPAMLEAMFAAPVGDDVFGEDPSVNALEEKTAHLFNLEAGLFCPSGTMTNQIAIKAHTEPLSEVICDYTSHIYQYEGGGIAANSGASVYLLHGERGKITPAMVRSGIRPNNIHYPLSKLVSLENTSNKGGGSYYTLPEIAAIAAVCQENNLAFHLDGARVFNALVAANEQPQFYGQYFDSISVCLSKGLGTPVGSVLVGSKEFIQKARRIRKVFGGGMRQAGYLAAAGIYALDNHVSRLVEDHVKAKILAETLQNCFFVQSIQPVDTNIVIFRLIDQITEKQFLQKLAEQNVLALDFGPQSIRLVTHLDFTDDMLDHTLHVLLNLKF, from the coding sequence ATGCTTATACCCGATTTACGCAGCGATACCGTTACGAGGCCTACACCTGCCATGTTAGAGGCTATGTTTGCTGCTCCCGTGGGCGACGATGTTTTTGGTGAGGACCCAAGCGTAAACGCGCTCGAAGAAAAAACAGCCCACTTATTTAATCTGGAAGCCGGCCTTTTTTGCCCTTCCGGCACCATGACGAATCAGATTGCTATAAAAGCTCATACCGAACCGCTTTCGGAAGTTATTTGCGATTATACTTCTCACATTTACCAGTACGAAGGCGGTGGAATTGCTGCTAACTCCGGAGCATCGGTTTATTTATTACACGGTGAACGCGGTAAAATCACTCCCGCAATGGTCCGGAGTGGCATTCGGCCCAACAATATCCACTATCCCTTATCGAAACTGGTTTCTTTGGAAAACACTTCTAATAAAGGCGGCGGTTCTTACTATACTTTACCTGAAATTGCGGCAATTGCCGCAGTGTGTCAGGAAAACAATTTAGCTTTTCATTTAGATGGCGCTCGGGTTTTTAACGCGCTGGTTGCCGCCAATGAACAGCCCCAATTCTATGGCCAATATTTTGATAGCATTTCGGTTTGCTTATCCAAAGGTTTAGGAACTCCGGTAGGTTCGGTATTAGTGGGGAGTAAAGAATTTATTCAGAAAGCCCGGCGCATCCGTAAGGTTTTTGGCGGTGGAATGCGACAGGCGGGTTATTTGGCTGCCGCCGGTATTTACGCCTTAGATAATCACGTGAGTCGTTTAGTTGAAGATCACGTAAAAGCAAAAATCTTAGCTGAAACCCTGCAGAACTGTTTTTTTGTTCAAAGTATTCAACCCGTAGATACCAACATTGTTATTTTTAGGTTAATAGACCAAATTACCGAGAAACAATTTCTGCAGAAGTTGGCGGAACAAAATGTATTAGCTTTAGATTTTGGTCCGCAAAGTATTCGCTTGGTAACGCATTTAGATTTTACCGATGATATGTTAGATCACACCCTACACGTATTACTAAATTTAAAATTTTAA
- a CDS encoding metallophosphoesterase family protein — translation MKIGLLSDTHSYLDEQILGHLHDCDEIWHAGDFGDVAVSETLSALKPLRGVYGNIDDRTIRSIHPKTLRFTCSGLDVLMTHIGGYPGKYNPDIRAEIKVNPPQLFICGHSHILKIMPDKTNHLLHINPGAAGRHGFHKIRTLVTFNINEGKISELKVVELGKRA, via the coding sequence ATGAAAATCGGCCTGCTCTCGGATACACACAGTTATTTGGATGAGCAGATATTAGGGCATTTACACGATTGTGATGAAATATGGCATGCCGGTGATTTTGGGGATGTAGCTGTTTCAGAAACACTGTCGGCCTTAAAACCACTTCGCGGCGTGTACGGCAATATTGATGATAGAACTATCCGTTCCATTCATCCTAAAACTTTGCGGTTTACTTGTTCAGGACTGGATGTGTTAATGACGCATATTGGTGGCTACCCCGGTAAATACAATCCGGACATTCGGGCAGAAATTAAAGTAAATCCGCCGCAATTGTTTATCTGCGGGCATTCGCATATTCTTAAAATTATGCCCGATAAAACCAATCACTTATTACATATCAACCCAGGAGCGGCCGGCCGACATGGTTTTCATAAAATACGAACGCTGGTTACCTTTAATATAAACGAAGGAAAGATAAGCGAATTAAAAGTAGTAGAATTAGGAAAACGGGCTTAA
- the pyrE gene encoding orotate phosphoribosyltransferase, which produces MQKSETALKVASFLLETEAVKLRPDNPFTWSSGWNSPIYCDNRVTLSFPTIRTFIKKRLAELISEQFPQAEVIAGVATAGIAQGALVADVLDLPYIYVRPEPKGHGMGNQIEGRLREGQQVVLVEDLISTGGSSLKAAKAVQEAGAEVIGMVAIFTYGFEVATKTFTEASIPFYTLSNYQNLLGIALEQGYITASALQTLSDWRKSPATWGKVIS; this is translated from the coding sequence ATGCAAAAGTCGGAAACTGCCCTTAAAGTAGCTTCGTTCCTGCTCGAGACCGAAGCGGTAAAACTTCGCCCGGATAACCCCTTTACCTGGAGCTCTGGCTGGAACTCACCCATTTATTGTGATAATCGCGTTACGCTTTCTTTCCCCACTATTCGTACTTTTATTAAGAAACGTTTAGCCGAATTAATCTCCGAACAATTTCCGCAGGCCGAAGTAATTGCGGGAGTTGCCACAGCTGGTATTGCTCAGGGAGCCTTAGTGGCCGATGTCCTCGATCTGCCTTATATATACGTTCGTCCGGAGCCAAAAGGTCATGGAATGGGTAACCAAATAGAAGGAAGATTGCGGGAAGGCCAACAAGTAGTGTTAGTGGAAGATTTAATATCTACGGGAGGAAGCTCGTTAAAGGCGGCCAAAGCCGTTCAGGAAGCCGGTGCCGAAGTTATAGGAATGGTTGCCATTTTCACCTACGGTTTCGAGGTAGCCACCAAAACGTTTACCGAAGCCAGCATTCCTTTCTATACCTTAAGCAATTATCAAAACTTATTAGGTATTGCCCTGGAGCAAGGCTACATAACGGCCAGCGCCTTACAAACCCTCTCCGATTGGCGCAAAAGTCCGGCAACCTGGGGGAAAGTTATTAGTTGA
- a CDS encoding NUDIX hydrolase — translation MNVFINDIPLIIKRTSEKVFKHHYDLILDESSSFTSKDLVGDVLIRNVGDATIDRMVRLMEVKKLKKLNSLTLITDKKNRLIRHLKDQFKIVKAAGGLVVKEGKILMIHRLGMWDLPKGKLKKTEDEREGAIREVEEECNIRVETTDKLPKTWHSYAYKGNKILKKTSWYVMNCLDDSMMKPQAEEFIEEVRFMTPEEVESVLPEAYASIAFIIHYYLRAAKSGMV, via the coding sequence ATGAACGTTTTCATTAACGATATTCCTCTGATTATTAAAAGAACCAGTGAGAAGGTATTTAAACACCATTACGACTTAATTCTGGACGAAAGCTCTTCTTTTACTTCTAAAGATTTAGTAGGAGATGTTCTTATCCGGAATGTGGGTGACGCTACTATCGACCGGATGGTGCGGCTAATGGAAGTTAAAAAATTAAAAAAATTAAACTCCCTTACCTTAATTACTGATAAAAAAAACCGGCTCATCCGGCACCTGAAAGATCAGTTTAAAATTGTGAAAGCCGCTGGCGGATTAGTGGTGAAAGAAGGTAAAATCTTAATGATTCATCGCTTGGGTATGTGGGATTTGCCGAAAGGTAAATTGAAAAAAACGGAAGATGAACGCGAAGGGGCTATTCGGGAAGTAGAGGAGGAGTGCAACATTCGAGTAGAAACCACCGATAAACTGCCTAAAACCTGGCATTCGTACGCTTATAAAGGCAATAAAATTCTGAAAAAAACCAGCTGGTACGTGATGAATTGCCTGGATGATTCGATGATGAAACCGCAAGCCGAAGAATTTATTGAAGAAGTAAGATTTATGACCCCGGAAGAGGTAGAATCTGTTTTACCCGAAGCTTATGCTTCCATTGCTTTTATCATTCATTATTACCTCCGCGCGGCTAAATCCGGAATGGTATAA
- the coaD gene encoding pantetheine-phosphate adenylyltransferase codes for MKRIAIFPGSFDPFTNGHLDVVQRGAALFDELIIAIGNNSTKQRYMPVEKMVEIIADLFKSDERIRVQAYKGLTADFARETGARFLLRGLRNTTDFEYENTIAQANRHVNPGLETVFLITSPPLAAISSSIIREIHSYGGNVDAFIPFRI; via the coding sequence ATGAAGCGCATTGCTATTTTTCCAGGATCTTTTGACCCTTTTACCAACGGTCACTTAGATGTAGTCCAACGGGGCGCAGCCTTGTTCGATGAGTTAATTATTGCCATTGGCAACAACAGCACGAAACAACGTTACATGCCCGTAGAAAAAATGGTAGAAATAATTGCTGATTTATTTAAATCTGATGAGCGTATTCGGGTACAAGCGTACAAAGGTTTAACCGCTGATTTTGCCCGGGAAACAGGAGCCCGTTTTTTGCTGCGGGGATTGCGCAATACCACGGATTTCGAATACGAGAATACAATTGCCCAGGCCAATCGCCACGTAAATCCAGGTTTAGAAACGGTTTTTTTAATTACTTCGCCACCCTTGGCCGCAATTAGTTCGTCTATTATCCGCGAAATTCATTCTTATGGCGGCAACGTAGATGCTTTTATACCATTCCGGATTTAG